One window of the Colletotrichum destructivum chromosome 6, complete sequence genome contains the following:
- a CDS encoding Putative mycotoxin biosynthesis protein UstYa, protein MEEDEHDELLSKEAGDDASEEAGQFRQHIGSSVRRRVTACFPWALSFVLAVALVIVTTWKLHPTTESYAAGWYTEMPAARSLIQVMRDGQPTEIQHDGERFVPPVRQYVGTPTPEMDSAWDKLEARRSLLSVKRLLPMRGANSSPAIILELEKDEIGTFAPLLMQSPTNSTKYLSGIQVIHQLHCLNAVRKGVYQDVYGKPDKHQLLHMG, encoded by the exons atggAAGAGGATGAACACGACGAGCTCCTGTCGAAGGAAGCTGGAGACGACGCATCCGAGGAAGCAGGCCAATTCCGCCAGCATATCGGTTCAAGCGTTAGACGACGTGTAACCGCATGCTTTCCCTGGGCTTTGAGCTTTGTCTTGGCCGTAGCTCTGGTCATTGTGACGACATGGAAGCTGCACCCAACCACGGAATCGTATGCTGCTGGCTGGTATACAGAAATGC CGGCTGCACGTTCTTTGATACAAGTTATGCGCGATGGGCAGCCCACCGAGATCCAGCATGATGGGGAGCGGTTCGTCCCTCCTGTTCGTCAATACGTTGGGACACCGACGCCAGAGATGGATAGTGCTTGGGATAAGCTCGAAGCGCGTCGGTCTCTCCTTTCTGTTAAGCGTCTCCTGCCGATGAGAGGTGCTAACTCGTCGCCAGCAATCATACTTGAGCTTGAAAAGGACGAGATAGGCACGTTTGCGCCATTGTTGATGCAATCGCCTACGAACAGCACCAAGTACTTGTCTGGAATCCAGGTCATCCACCAACTCCATTGCCTCAACGCCGTTCGAAAGGGCGTTTATCAAGACGTTTACGGGAAACCAGACAAACACCAACTCCTACACATGGGTTAG